TCCACCAGCAAAAGATTGCGCGTAGCGCCGGGATACATCAGCGCGTAACGAACGGCCAGCATCCCGCCCATCGAGTGGCCAAAAACATTCACATTTGTAATGCCCAAATGTTCCAACAACGCGTGGGTGTTCAGCGCCAGTTGCTCGAAGCTGAATTGATAATGCCGCGGCTTGGCGGATTTGCCGAAGCCAAGCTGGTCAGGAATGATCACATGATAACCCGCATCGGCAAGCGCCTTCGCCGTGTCGCCCCAATACGCCCCCGAAAAATTTTTCCCGTGCAGCAGCACGATCGTTCCTGCTTCGTTCGTGTTCGCCGGCACGTCCATGTAGGCCATTTCATAACTCTCACCCTGGCTCATGAATGAAAATTCGTGGACGGGAAACGGGTAGGCAAAATCGTCAAGCCGCAGATTGGATTGTGCAAAAGCATTTTCCAGGCAGGCGCAGGACAATAAAAAAGTCAGCGCGGATTTAAGCAAGGTGTTCATTCATTTAACCAGTGGTTGAGCGGGATAATCGGCGGTCGGCGGCGAGGCCGAACGCACGCGTCCGCGGGTGATGTAATCGCTGCTAGTCAGCGCGACCATGATGAGAAACCAAAAAAATCCCGCAGCCGCAAAGATCCATACCGAATGACTGTGCTTGCGCACCTCCATGAAAATAAGAATCACCAGCGACATCTTCAGGCCGGAAATCATAAGCGCGATAGGCGTATTGGCCGCGCCCAAATCGAAGCGCGCAAATCCCCACGTCAAAAAGAGCAGCAGCATCAGCGCGGCCCAAACGATGAACAACGGTTTGCGAGATTCTTTTGAGTTCATATCACGAATGGCGATTGATGAGATACAAAAGCGGATAGAGAAAAATCCAAACGATGTCCACGAAGTGCCAATACAGGCCGGTGATTTCGATGGGATTATGATACTCGGCGGAAAAATGATTCTTCGCGGAACGCACCGTCATCGCCGAGAGCAGGCCAATGCCGATGATGACATGTAGCGCGTGCAGCGACGTCATCATCCA
The Verrucomicrobiia bacterium genome window above contains:
- a CDS encoding cytochrome C oxidase subunit IV family protein, which produces MNSKESRKPLFIVWAALMLLLFLTWGFARFDLGAANTPIALMISGLKMSLVILIFMEVRKHSHSVWIFAAAGFFWFLIMVALTSSDYITRGRVRSASPPTADYPAQPLVK